TGTTCCTTTAGAGAAAGTTTCCATTTCAAAAACTCCTAATGGACCATTCCAAAGAATTGTTTTTGACTCTAAAATAACTTTTTTGAAGTTCTCTAAAGATTTTGGACCTGCATCTAAACCTTGCCAACCATCAGGAATTGCAGTTACGTCTACAACCTGAGTATTTGCATTATTTGAGAAATCGTCTGCAGCAATAACATCAACAGGAATATGTACCTGAACTCCTTTTTCTTTTGCTAATCTTAAAATTTCAAGAGCCAAATCTAATTTGTCGTCTTCGCAGATAGACTCACCGATTTTTCCTCCTTGAGCTTTAATGAAAGTAAAAGTCATTCCTCCTCCAATAATCATGTGATCTACTTTATCTAAGATATTTTCGATAACGGTGATTTTAGAAGATACTTTAGAACCTCCAAGAACAGCAGTTACAGGTTTTTCACTGTTTTTAAGAACTTTATTTAAACTGTCAATTTCTTTTGCCAATAATGTTCCGAAACATTTTTTGTCTTCAAAGAATTGTGCAATAATTGTAGTAGATGCGTGCGCTCTGTGAGCAGTACCAAATGCATCGTTTACATAAATATCTCCAAGAGAAGCTAATTCTTTAGCGAAAGCTACATCTCCTGCTTCTTCTTCAGCGTGGAAACGTAAATTTTCTAATAAAAGAACTTCGCCTGGTTTTAAATCTTTTGCTGCAGTTTGAGCTGGTTCTCCAACGCAGTTTTCAGCAAATTTTACTTGAACTCCTAAAATTTCAGAAGCTGTTTTTAAGATATGTTTTAGAGAGTATTTCTCTTCTGCTCCTTTTGGTCTTCCAAGGTGCGACATTAAAATCACACTTCCGCCTTGAGCTAAAATAGCATCAATTGTTGGCTTTGCTGCTTCAATACGTGTTGTATCTGTTACATTAAAATTCTCATCCAATGGCACGTTGAAGTCAACACGGATAATTGCTTTTTTATTTTTAAAATCGAAATCGTTTAAAGTTTTCATCTGCTAATTTTTTTAATT
The Flavobacterium humidisoli DNA segment above includes these coding regions:
- a CDS encoding phosphoglycerate kinase, which translates into the protein MKTLNDFDFKNKKAIIRVDFNVPLDENFNVTDTTRIEAAKPTIDAILAQGGSVILMSHLGRPKGAEEKYSLKHILKTASEILGVQVKFAENCVGEPAQTAAKDLKPGEVLLLENLRFHAEEEAGDVAFAKELASLGDIYVNDAFGTAHRAHASTTIIAQFFEDKKCFGTLLAKEIDSLNKVLKNSEKPVTAVLGGSKVSSKITVIENILDKVDHMIIGGGMTFTFIKAQGGKIGESICEDDKLDLALEILRLAKEKGVQVHIPVDVIAADDFSNNANTQVVDVTAIPDGWQGLDAGPKSLENFKKVILESKTILWNGPLGVFEMETFSKGTIALGDYIAEATQNGAFSLVGGGDSVAAVKQFGFEDKMSYVSTGGGAMLEMLEGKILPGIAAILD